A window of Calonectris borealis chromosome 3, bCalBor7.hap1.2, whole genome shotgun sequence contains these coding sequences:
- the UGP2 gene encoding UTP--glucose-1-phosphate uridylyltransferase isoform X1, which yields MSSFAKDFSKAMSQAGTSQFQEVIRQELEYSMKVELDKILATAPSNELEYAKKDLEGFKKLFHRFLQEKGPSVDWGKIQRPPEDSIQPYEKIKARGLPDNIASVLNKLVVVKLNGGLGTSMGCKGPKSLIGVRNENTFLDLTVQQIEHLNKSYNTDVPLVLMNSFNTDDDTKKILQKYSHSRVKIYTFNQSRYPRINKETLLPIAKDVSYSGENTECWYPPGHGDIYASFYNSGLLDNLIGEGKEYIFVSNIDNLGATVDLYILNHLMNPPNGKRCEFVMEVTNKTRADVKGGTLTQYENKLRLVEIAQVPKAHVDEFKSVSKFKIFNTNNLWIALSAIKRLQEKNAIDMEIIVNPKTLDGGLNVIQLETAVGAAIKSFENSLGINVPRSRFLPVKTTSDLLLVMSNLYSLNAGSLTMSEKREFPTVPLVKLGSSFTKVQDYLRRFESIPDMLELDHLTVSGDVTFGKNVSLKGTVIIIANHGDRIDIPAGALLENKIVSGNLRILDH from the exons atttcAGCAAAGCAATGTCTCAAGCTGGTACTTCACAGTTTCAGGAAGTCATTCGACAAGAGCTGGAGTATTCCATGAAAGTAGAACTTGATAAGATACTTGCGACCGCACCTTCAAATGAGCTAGAG TACGCTAAAAAGGACCTGGAAGGATTTAAGAAGCTATTTCATAGATTCCTACAAGAAAAGGGACCATCTGTGGACTGGGGGAAGATTCAGAGACCTCCAGAAGATTCT atcCAGCCCTATGAGAAGATAAAGGCCAGAGGACTGCCTGATAACATTGCTTCTGTCTTGAACAAGCTGGTGGTTGTGAAACTAAATGGCGGCTTGGGCACAAGCATGGGTTGTAAAGGCCCAAAAAGTCTTATTGGGGTGCGGAATGAGAACACCTTCTTGGATCTGACAGTTCAGCAGATTGAG CATTTAAACAAATCCTACAACACTGATGTTCCTCTTGTTCTCATGAATTCGTTCAACACTGATGACGACACAAAGAAAATCTTGCAGAAATACAGTCACAGCCGTGTGAAGATATATACTTTTAATCAAAGCAG GTATCCTAGAATTAACAAGGAGACTCTGCTGCCAATAGCCAAGGATGTATCTTACTCAGGAGAGAACACGGAGTGCTGGTATCCCCCAGGCCATGGAGATATCTACGCCAGTTTCTATAACTCTGGTCTGCTGGATAACCTTATCGGAGAGGGGAAGGAATATATTTTTGTATCCAATATAGATAACTTGGGTGCCACTGTGGACCTTTACATTCTTAATCATCTTATGAACCCACCCAATGGAAAACGCTGTGAATTTGTCATGGAAgtcacaaacaaaaccagggcggaTGTGAAG GGTGGCACGCTTACGCAATACGAAAACAAGCTGAGGCTGGTGGAGATAGCTCAAGTCCCAAAAGCACATGTGGATGAATTCAAGTCCGtgtcaaaattcaaaatattcaaCACCAACAATTTGTGGATTGCTCTGTCTGCGATTAAAAGGCTGCAAGAGAAAAACGCTATTGACATGGAGATCATTGTTAACCCAAAG ACTCTGGATGGAGGCTTGAATGTTATCCAGTTGGAGACTGCAGTTGGTGCTGCTATTAAGAGTTTTGAGAACTCTCTGGGGATAAACGTACCTCGTAGTCGTTTTCTGCCTGTTAAGACCACGTCAGATCTCTTGCTTGTGATGTCTAATTTGTATAGCCTTAATGCTGGATCTCTAACGATGAGCGAGAAGCGTGAATTTCCAACAGTGCCTCTTGTCAAACTGGGAAGTTCTTTCACAAAG GTTCAAGATTACCTGCGGAGGTTTGAAAGTATTCCAGATATGCTGGAGCTGGATCATCTCACGGTTTCAGGTGATGTTACATTCGGGAAGAATGTCTCATTAAAG GGAACAGTTATCATCATTGCAAATCACGGCGACAGAATCGACATCCCAGCTGGAGCTCTACTAGAGAACAAAATCGTATCTGGCAATCTTCGGATCCTGGACCACTGA
- the UGP2 gene encoding UTP--glucose-1-phosphate uridylyltransferase isoform X2, translating to MSQAGTSQFQEVIRQELEYSMKVELDKILATAPSNELEYAKKDLEGFKKLFHRFLQEKGPSVDWGKIQRPPEDSIQPYEKIKARGLPDNIASVLNKLVVVKLNGGLGTSMGCKGPKSLIGVRNENTFLDLTVQQIEHLNKSYNTDVPLVLMNSFNTDDDTKKILQKYSHSRVKIYTFNQSRYPRINKETLLPIAKDVSYSGENTECWYPPGHGDIYASFYNSGLLDNLIGEGKEYIFVSNIDNLGATVDLYILNHLMNPPNGKRCEFVMEVTNKTRADVKGGTLTQYENKLRLVEIAQVPKAHVDEFKSVSKFKIFNTNNLWIALSAIKRLQEKNAIDMEIIVNPKTLDGGLNVIQLETAVGAAIKSFENSLGINVPRSRFLPVKTTSDLLLVMSNLYSLNAGSLTMSEKREFPTVPLVKLGSSFTKVQDYLRRFESIPDMLELDHLTVSGDVTFGKNVSLKGTVIIIANHGDRIDIPAGALLENKIVSGNLRILDH from the exons ATGTCTCAAGCTGGTACTTCACAGTTTCAGGAAGTCATTCGACAAGAGCTGGAGTATTCCATGAAAGTAGAACTTGATAAGATACTTGCGACCGCACCTTCAAATGAGCTAGAG TACGCTAAAAAGGACCTGGAAGGATTTAAGAAGCTATTTCATAGATTCCTACAAGAAAAGGGACCATCTGTGGACTGGGGGAAGATTCAGAGACCTCCAGAAGATTCT atcCAGCCCTATGAGAAGATAAAGGCCAGAGGACTGCCTGATAACATTGCTTCTGTCTTGAACAAGCTGGTGGTTGTGAAACTAAATGGCGGCTTGGGCACAAGCATGGGTTGTAAAGGCCCAAAAAGTCTTATTGGGGTGCGGAATGAGAACACCTTCTTGGATCTGACAGTTCAGCAGATTGAG CATTTAAACAAATCCTACAACACTGATGTTCCTCTTGTTCTCATGAATTCGTTCAACACTGATGACGACACAAAGAAAATCTTGCAGAAATACAGTCACAGCCGTGTGAAGATATATACTTTTAATCAAAGCAG GTATCCTAGAATTAACAAGGAGACTCTGCTGCCAATAGCCAAGGATGTATCTTACTCAGGAGAGAACACGGAGTGCTGGTATCCCCCAGGCCATGGAGATATCTACGCCAGTTTCTATAACTCTGGTCTGCTGGATAACCTTATCGGAGAGGGGAAGGAATATATTTTTGTATCCAATATAGATAACTTGGGTGCCACTGTGGACCTTTACATTCTTAATCATCTTATGAACCCACCCAATGGAAAACGCTGTGAATTTGTCATGGAAgtcacaaacaaaaccagggcggaTGTGAAG GGTGGCACGCTTACGCAATACGAAAACAAGCTGAGGCTGGTGGAGATAGCTCAAGTCCCAAAAGCACATGTGGATGAATTCAAGTCCGtgtcaaaattcaaaatattcaaCACCAACAATTTGTGGATTGCTCTGTCTGCGATTAAAAGGCTGCAAGAGAAAAACGCTATTGACATGGAGATCATTGTTAACCCAAAG ACTCTGGATGGAGGCTTGAATGTTATCCAGTTGGAGACTGCAGTTGGTGCTGCTATTAAGAGTTTTGAGAACTCTCTGGGGATAAACGTACCTCGTAGTCGTTTTCTGCCTGTTAAGACCACGTCAGATCTCTTGCTTGTGATGTCTAATTTGTATAGCCTTAATGCTGGATCTCTAACGATGAGCGAGAAGCGTGAATTTCCAACAGTGCCTCTTGTCAAACTGGGAAGTTCTTTCACAAAG GTTCAAGATTACCTGCGGAGGTTTGAAAGTATTCCAGATATGCTGGAGCTGGATCATCTCACGGTTTCAGGTGATGTTACATTCGGGAAGAATGTCTCATTAAAG GGAACAGTTATCATCATTGCAAATCACGGCGACAGAATCGACATCCCAGCTGGAGCTCTACTAGAGAACAAAATCGTATCTGGCAATCTTCGGATCCTGGACCACTGA